The uncultured Fibrobacter sp. genome includes a window with the following:
- a CDS encoding ATP-binding protein codes for MERKIEHKLVEWAESSERQPLLLQGARQVGKSYLLDWLGETYFENTVHVNLETQLSIAKMFDGDINPQKIVHALESVSGIQIKPHKTLIILDEIQSCERALMSLKAFCEEAPQYAVSAAGSLLGVAINREKFSFPVGKVHEITVFPLDFEEFLWACGDKILADSIREHYASMTPMEEPAHNKAIERYKQYLVLGGMPAVIQKFIDTSSIVAPTEIQNRILNDYSADMSKYATPSLAVKIRRCYDSIPVQLAKENRKFQYKLVQRGGTATIFGESLDWLSFAGLISRCSLVSNGFMPLAAYVDMSDFKIYMGDVGLLTFKSGMASQVILSETEPDNGFMGGLTENYVAQAFATNGHRLFYWKNKNTAEVDFVLQLQDKIVPVEVKKGVHTKSTSMSIFRKQFNCETSIRISKKNFGCTDGIMSVPCYAVFCI; via the coding sequence ATGGAGAGGAAAATCGAACATAAGCTCGTCGAATGGGCGGAATCGTCGGAACGCCAGCCGCTCCTGCTGCAAGGCGCGCGCCAGGTTGGCAAGTCATACCTTCTCGACTGGCTCGGAGAGACCTACTTTGAAAACACGGTCCATGTGAACCTGGAAACCCAGCTTTCCATCGCCAAGATGTTCGACGGGGACATCAATCCCCAAAAGATAGTCCATGCGCTCGAGTCGGTTTCCGGGATTCAGATCAAGCCGCACAAGACCCTGATTATCCTGGACGAGATTCAAAGTTGCGAAAGGGCGCTCATGTCGCTCAAGGCGTTCTGCGAAGAGGCACCCCAGTATGCGGTCAGCGCGGCGGGCAGTCTGCTCGGTGTCGCCATCAACCGCGAAAAATTTTCTTTCCCCGTAGGCAAGGTCCACGAGATAACGGTTTTCCCGCTCGATTTCGAGGAGTTCCTCTGGGCTTGCGGCGACAAGATTCTCGCCGATTCGATTCGGGAACATTACGCATCGATGACCCCCATGGAAGAACCCGCTCACAACAAGGCCATCGAGCGCTACAAACAGTATCTTGTCCTTGGCGGAATGCCTGCGGTCATACAAAAATTTATCGATACAAGCAGCATTGTTGCCCCGACCGAAATCCAGAACAGAATCCTGAACGACTATTCTGCCGACATGTCGAAATATGCAACTCCCAGTCTCGCTGTAAAAATTCGCAGATGCTACGATTCCATTCCCGTCCAGCTCGCCAAGGAGAATCGAAAATTCCAGTACAAGCTTGTGCAACGGGGCGGCACCGCGACCATATTCGGAGAATCGCTGGATTGGCTTTCATTTGCCGGGCTCATTTCCAGATGCAGCCTTGTAAGCAACGGTTTTATGCCGCTGGCGGCGTATGTAGACATGTCAGACTTCAAAATATACATGGGCGACGTCGGCCTGCTCACGTTCAAGTCGGGAATGGCCTCGCAAGTCATACTGTCCGAGACGGAGCCTGACAACGGCTTTATGGGCGGTCTTACCGAGAATTACGTAGCCCAGGCTTTTGCAACCAATGGCCACCGCCTCTTCTACTGGAAAAACAAGAACACTGCCGAGGTGGATTTCGTCCTTCAACTCCAGGATAAAATAGTACCTGTTGAAGTAAAGAAGGGTGTTCACACAAAATCTACCAGCATGAGCATCTTCCGCAAACAATTCAATTGCGAGACGTCTATCCGGATTTCAAAGAAGAACTTCGGATGCACGGACGGCATCATGTCTGTGCCATGTTACGCCGTTTTTTGCATTTGA